Part of the Sodalinema gerasimenkoae IPPAS B-353 genome is shown below.
CCTCCCCCTGGGGACCTTTGAACGCCTGAATCAGCAACGTCAGCAGAACCAGGAACCGCCCTTCGCTAACCCTCGGAATGCAGCGGCGGGAACCCTGCGACAACTCGATCCTCAAATCGTTGCCCAGCGTCAGCTTCAGTTTTTCGCCTATACCCTGTATTGTCCCAGTGATGATGGCCCCAGTGATGAGGGCGATCGCCCCTTCCACACCCACCAAGAAGCCCTCCAACGACTGCAAGAGTTGGGCTTTTGGGTGAATCCTAACCGCCAACTGGCTCACAGTATCGAGGATATCCAGGCCTATTATGAGCAATGGGGACAGGAGCGACGGGATCTTCCCTATCTCACCGATGGGGTGGTGGTGAAACTCAATGACATCGCCCTGCAACGTCGCCTCGGATTTACCCAAAAAGCTCCTCGCTGGGCGATCGCCCTTAAATATCCCGCCGAGGAAGTCCCCACCACTGTCCAATCTGTGGACTTCCAAGTGGGGCGCACGGGGGCCGTGACTCCGGTGGCTAACCTCAACCCCGTTCAACTTGCTGGAACCACCGTGTCTCGGGCCAGTCTCCACAACGGCGATCGCCTGCGGGAATTGGACTTACATTATGGGGATACCGTCGTGGTGCGCAAAGCTGGGGAAATCATCCCCGAAGTAGTGCGCGTTCTGCCGAAATTGCGTCCTGATGGGGCAGAAGCGGTGAAAATGCCAAATCACTGCCCCGAGTGCCAACAGCCCCTCGTGAAGCCCCAAGACGAGGCGGTAACGCGCTGTGTGAATCGCTCCTGTCCAGCAATTTTGCGCGGTGCCCTGAAACATTGGGGCAGTCGGGGGGCCTTGGATATCGATGGCTTAGGGGAGAAGTTAATCGCCCAACTGTGCGATCGCCGCTTCCTCAACTCCCTGGCCGACCTCTATCGCCTACGGGCAGAGGATTTAAGCCATTTAGAGCGCCTCGGACATAAATCTGCCACGAAGCTGGTCGAGTCGATTCAGCACTCTAAACAACAACCTTGGTCTCGAGTTCTCTATGGCTTAGGGATTCGTCATGTGGGGGCGGTGAATGCCCAAACCTTAGCTCAAACCTTCCCCACGGTGGAGGGGTTAGCCCAAGCCAGTCAGGATGATATTGCCGAGATTCAGGGGATTGGCCCCGAAATTGCCGGGGCGATCGCCGACTGGTTCCAACTCAGGGCCAATCAGGACTTAATTGAGCAACTGCAAGAGGTGGGGGTCTCCCTCGGGAGGACTCCCGAGGCAGAAACCGCCCCCGAGTCGCCCCAACCCCTCGCCGGCCAAACCTTCGTCCTCACCGGAACCCTACCCAACCTCAGCCGTAAGGAGGCGAAAACTCTCATTGAAGAGGCTGGAGGAAAGGTGACCAGTTCCGTCAGTTCCAAAACCAGTTATGTGGTCGTCGGGGAAAATCCCGGTTCCAAACAGACCAAAGCCCAAGACTTGGGAATCCCGCAACTCTCAGAAGCCCAATTGCGGGAGTTGGTGGGGTTATCCCCCCAAACCTGACCCCAGCCCGCTCCCGAAAAACGATACATTAGGTATTAACAGCGCAACAATCTGTAACAAAGATTGGAGACCGAACGTAACAATCCTTCAATTCCAGGCGGGTCTCGGATAGCCTAGATCTAGTCCGCCACGCGATAACAATACAAAGCAGAGGTTTTATGGGTCATATCAGACTGAGCAAACTCAAACCAATTTTAAAATCTATTTTCCTCGTCGGCGTCATCGCCATTCTCTTCTTCTCCCAAGCGGACGGCGCTCTGGCTGCCCGCAGTGGGGGACGGATGGGAGGAGGATCATTCCGCGCTCCCAGTCGCTCCTATAGCGCCCCGAGCCGCTCCTATGCCCCGAATAGAGGCTATGGTGGCGGTGGCTTTGGCTTCCCCTTCCTGATTCCCTTCTTCGGCTTTGGCGGCGGCTTTGGGGGACTGTTTTCGATTCTGGTTGTGATTACCCTCGCCAACTTCCTTGTCCGCAGTTTCCGAGGAGCGATTGGAGACGGTGAAGGAGGCGAACCCCAAAGCCTCAACCCCACGGTTTCCGTAGCGAAGCTACAGGTTGGCCTCTTAGCCCAAGCCCGAGAGTTACAAACGGATCTCGATCGCATCGCCCTGACGGCCAATACCCAATCAGCTCAAGGTCGCACCCAGGTGCTGCAAGAGTCCACCTTGGCCCTGTTACGTCACCCGGAATACTTCGCCTACGCCAGTTCCGAGACCGAACAAACCCGCCTCAATAACGCGGAGGCTCAATTTAACCGCTGGTCTCTGTCAGAACGGAGTAAGTTCTCTGAGGAAACCCTCAGTAACTACGACAATCAACTCAAACAGGCTGCTGATAAATCCCTTCCGGGCGAGTCAGAGTCGGGGGCAATCACGGAGTCTGAGGCACCGAGTGAGTATATTGTCGTGACCCTTTTGGTGGGGGTTCAGGGCAAACTGAAGCTCCCCGCGATTCAAGATGCCGAGGGCTTAAACCAGGCCCTGCGAGATCTCGGTGGCGTAGGGGCTGAACAACTCCTGGCGGTGGAAGTTCTCTGGACTCCCCAAGCCTCTGGAGATACCCTCACCGCTGACGACTTAGTCGCTGGCTATCCCCAGTTGCAGTTAGTTTAAGGCGATCGCCCTGAGGCGGCCCTGTAGAACCGGTGGGGGGGACTCGGCTCAATGCCAGTCCCCCCGCTGTTTTGATGCTCCAGGGCGAAATATTTCAAACTGATACTAAATTCAAATAAATATTACGACCTTGAAGGTTGTCACGAATCTTCGCTATTCTAATAGGTAGAGGAGGTACTTTGTTGCCTCAGAACTCTAAATTTGTTGTCACACGGGGTCATGAATTATGAAACTCTGGAAGTGGACGAAAGACTCAGCACAGTACGTTTCTGAAGGCTTCTTGCGCATTTTTGCCCCAAGCAAAGATGAGTATCCTGACAGTGGCTTGCAACCCTTTGAAGGTCGCCCAAATAAGAAGTCCGTGTAGAGCATCCGCTTTTGATCACATTAACTATGTCCAATACGTCCTCAAACGGGCAATCCTCGGGGGTTGCCCGTTTGAGTTCGAGTCCGTAAAGCACGACCACAAGGCTCACTGGTGTCAAGTTAAGCTCTCTATCCTATTTTCAAGGGAATAGGGAACAGGGAACAGGGAACAGGGAACAGGGAACAGGGAACAGGGAACAGGGGACACGGAGGAAGAGAGGGAGTAGGGAGAGAGTGGGATGTCTTCCCCCTACTGCCTTCTCTTCCCTCTACTGCCTTCTCCCCCCCGCTCCCTGTTC
Proteins encoded:
- the ligA gene encoding NAD-dependent DNA ligase LigA — translated: MSQPSPQLQEQTRKLRQQLQEAAHAYYVLDAPIMEDEVYDRLYRELQAIEAEYPQLIAPDSPTQRVGDKPAAQFTSVRHRIPLYSLDNAFTIDEFAKWQDRWQTRLDSPITPEYICELKIDGSALALTYEDGVLVRGVTRGDGETGEEITPNVKTIRSIPLRLQGEAIPPRVEVRGEAFLPLGTFERLNQQRQQNQEPPFANPRNAAAGTLRQLDPQIVAQRQLQFFAYTLYCPSDDGPSDEGDRPFHTHQEALQRLQELGFWVNPNRQLAHSIEDIQAYYEQWGQERRDLPYLTDGVVVKLNDIALQRRLGFTQKAPRWAIALKYPAEEVPTTVQSVDFQVGRTGAVTPVANLNPVQLAGTTVSRASLHNGDRLRELDLHYGDTVVVRKAGEIIPEVVRVLPKLRPDGAEAVKMPNHCPECQQPLVKPQDEAVTRCVNRSCPAILRGALKHWGSRGALDIDGLGEKLIAQLCDRRFLNSLADLYRLRAEDLSHLERLGHKSATKLVESIQHSKQQPWSRVLYGLGIRHVGAVNAQTLAQTFPTVEGLAQASQDDIAEIQGIGPEIAGAIADWFQLRANQDLIEQLQEVGVSLGRTPEAETAPESPQPLAGQTFVLTGTLPNLSRKEAKTLIEEAGGKVTSSVSSKTSYVVVGENPGSKQTKAQDLGIPQLSEAQLRELVGLSPQT
- a CDS encoding DUF1517 domain-containing protein, with amino-acid sequence MGHIRLSKLKPILKSIFLVGVIAILFFSQADGALAARSGGRMGGGSFRAPSRSYSAPSRSYAPNRGYGGGGFGFPFLIPFFGFGGGFGGLFSILVVITLANFLVRSFRGAIGDGEGGEPQSLNPTVSVAKLQVGLLAQARELQTDLDRIALTANTQSAQGRTQVLQESTLALLRHPEYFAYASSETEQTRLNNAEAQFNRWSLSERSKFSEETLSNYDNQLKQAADKSLPGESESGAITESEAPSEYIVVTLLVGVQGKLKLPAIQDAEGLNQALRDLGGVGAEQLLAVEVLWTPQASGDTLTADDLVAGYPQLQLV
- a CDS encoding isochorismate synthase codes for the protein MKLWKWTKDSAQYVSEGFLRIFAPSKDEYPDSGLQPFEGRPNKKSV